One Panicum virgatum strain AP13 chromosome 9K, P.virgatum_v5, whole genome shotgun sequence genomic region harbors:
- the LOC120650101 gene encoding probable cytokinin riboside 5'-monophosphate phosphoribohydrolase LOG4, with the protein MEENREKFAEESGGGGGREPVRTICVFCGSRPGNRPSFSAAALDLGKQLVERQIDLVYGGGSGGLMGLVSKAVYEGGRHVLGVIPSALLPEEVAGETLGEVKVVRDMHERKAEMAKHADAFIALPGGYGTIEELLEIIAWAQLGIHNKPVGLLNVDGYYNSLLSLFDKGVEEGFIDAKARNIFVLADTAAELLTKLTEARLASEDEDAAAGGGEEEEKGAAAAAAGVKRKRN; encoded by the exons ATGGAGGAGAACCGAGAGAAGTTTGCtgaggagagcggcggcggcggtggacgagAGCCAGTGCGAACGATCTGCGTCTTCTGCGGCAGCAGGCCGGGGAACCGGCCGTCCTTCAGCGCAGCCGCGCTCGACCTCGGAAAGCAACTG GTCGAGAGGCAGATCGACCTGGtctacggcggcggcagcggcggcctgaTGGGCCTGGTGTCCAAGGCCGTCTACGAGGGCGGCCGCCACGTCCTCGG GGTCATCCCTAGCGCGCTCCTGCCCGAAGAG GTGGCAGGGGAGACATTGGGGGAGGTGAAAGTGGTCAGGGACATGCATGAGCGCAAGGCAGAGATGGCGAAGCACGCCGACGCCTTCATCGCACTGCCAG GCGGTTACGGGACGATCGAAGAACTGTTGGAGATCATAGCGTGGGCGCAGCTGGGGATCCACAATAAACCG GTGGGGCTGCTCAACGTGGACGGCTACTACAACAGCCTGCTCTCGCTGTTCGACAAGGGCGTCGAGGAGGGCTTCATCGACGCCAAGGCGCGGAACATCTTCGTCCTCGCCGACACCGCCGCCGAGCTGCTGACCAAGCTCACCGAGGCGAGGCTGGCTTCCGAGGACgaggatgccgccgccggcggaggagaagaagaggagaagggcgccgccgccgccgccgccggcgtcaagAGGAAAAGAAACTAG